Proteins from one Aureimonas sp. SA4125 genomic window:
- a CDS encoding response regulator — MNGALAGVREKPLVDRSTSAGVVRRLLLLGGALLFFAAGLTLVGHSYGAYALLAIFAVLAMIGIATIFAVALGLVAFAGKSGDGSIAKDFLDTLDVGTLVVDGKGRIIYANHAYGQTTGAAAAPEVKTLERLLSRERDASEAIYRLGNLARENIGGQEEFRLARSLSGDETGPRWYRTSVRPMKGTGGAAQAWQIADITAERDEQETFFQDLQHAIDYLDHAPAGFFASDRAGRIAYINATLADWLGIDLVSFRPNSRSIAEFVAPEALALLDVGAEEEDPNAVSAIDLDLLGASGRRLPARLLRCGGRGPDGALGLTRTIVLNRSLEGDGASALEAAEVRFTRFFNSSPMAIAALSEAGEVVRANPAFAKMFGQTVSSGSGRIADGLRSESWEALRQALTLAARHQAGIPSVDAELTGDNPRSVRLYVSAVSDVHDGSGEAVILYGVDITDQRALEDQFAKSQKMQAIGNLAGGIAHDFNNVLTIITASVDFLLLNHRAGDPSFQDLLLIKQSANRAASLVRQLLAYSRRQTMRPKMLNLTDVIADMHLLLKRISGDLVKLERHHARDLWPVMADIGQFEQVITNLVQNARDAMVDGGTITISTRNVAEEEIKRFGYAEMSEGDFALVEVTDIGGGMPDSVAERIFEPFFTTKEIGKGTGLGLSMVYGIVKQSGGFIFVDSVVGKGTTFRIFLPRHFPSEAALAKVEAGPVIVSAKADLSGTASILLVEDEDHVRAGNVRALKMRGYEVHEAASGVEALDVMEQLEGRIDLVVSDVVMPEMDGPTLLREMRKARPDLKFIFVSGYAEDAFAKNLPEGEKFGFLAKPFSLRDLAIAVKEMLDQ, encoded by the coding sequence ATGAATGGGGCCTTGGCAGGTGTGAGGGAAAAGCCGCTCGTCGATCGCAGCACCAGTGCAGGTGTCGTCCGTCGGCTGCTTCTTCTTGGCGGTGCACTCCTGTTCTTCGCAGCGGGCCTGACGCTGGTAGGTCACAGCTACGGCGCGTACGCATTGCTGGCGATCTTCGCCGTGCTGGCCATGATCGGTATCGCGACGATTTTCGCCGTCGCCCTCGGACTGGTCGCTTTCGCCGGCAAGAGCGGGGATGGCAGCATCGCCAAGGATTTCCTCGACACGCTGGACGTCGGCACCCTCGTTGTCGACGGCAAGGGACGGATCATCTACGCCAACCACGCCTATGGCCAGACCACGGGTGCTGCCGCCGCACCGGAGGTGAAGACGCTGGAGCGACTGCTGTCGCGCGAGCGTGACGCCTCGGAGGCGATCTATCGGCTCGGCAATCTTGCCCGGGAAAATATCGGCGGCCAGGAGGAGTTCAGGCTGGCGCGCAGTCTCTCCGGCGACGAAACCGGGCCGCGCTGGTACCGCACCTCGGTTCGGCCGATGAAGGGGACGGGAGGGGCGGCGCAGGCCTGGCAGATCGCCGACATCACCGCCGAGCGCGACGAGCAGGAGACCTTCTTCCAGGACCTGCAGCATGCCATCGACTATCTCGACCATGCGCCGGCCGGCTTTTTCGCATCCGATCGCGCCGGCCGAATCGCCTATATCAATGCGACGCTTGCCGACTGGCTCGGCATCGACCTCGTCTCCTTCCGCCCCAATTCCCGCTCGATTGCGGAATTCGTCGCGCCCGAGGCTCTGGCGCTGCTCGATGTCGGTGCCGAAGAGGAAGATCCCAACGCCGTCAGCGCCATCGACCTCGACCTTCTCGGGGCCAGCGGCAGGCGACTGCCCGCCCGTCTCCTGCGTTGCGGCGGCCGCGGTCCCGACGGCGCGCTCGGGCTGACGCGCACCATCGTCCTCAACCGCAGCCTCGAGGGCGACGGCGCGAGCGCGCTGGAAGCCGCCGAGGTCCGTTTCACCCGCTTCTTCAATTCATCGCCGATGGCGATCGCGGCCCTCAGCGAGGCCGGTGAGGTCGTGCGGGCCAATCCGGCCTTCGCCAAGATGTTCGGCCAGACCGTGTCGAGTGGATCGGGACGGATCGCCGACGGCTTGCGTTCGGAGAGCTGGGAAGCCCTGCGTCAGGCGCTGACGCTGGCCGCGCGCCATCAGGCAGGCATTCCGTCGGTGGACGCCGAGCTTACCGGCGACAACCCGCGGTCCGTCCGGCTCTATGTCAGCGCCGTGTCTGACGTCCACGATGGCTCGGGCGAGGCCGTCATTCTCTACGGCGTCGACATTACCGACCAGCGGGCGCTGGAGGACCAGTTCGCCAAGAGCCAGAAGATGCAGGCGATCGGCAATCTCGCCGGCGGCATCGCGCACGATTTCAACAACGTTCTGACGATCATCACGGCCTCGGTGGATTTTCTTCTTCTCAATCACCGGGCCGGCGATCCGTCCTTCCAGGATCTCCTGTTGATCAAGCAGAGCGCAAACCGGGCGGCCTCGCTTGTACGTCAGCTCCTGGCCTATTCGCGGCGGCAAACCATGCGGCCGAAGATGCTGAACCTCACCGATGTCATCGCCGACATGCATCTGCTGCTGAAGCGGATATCCGGTGATCTGGTGAAGCTCGAACGTCACCATGCCCGCGATCTCTGGCCCGTCATGGCCGACATCGGCCAATTCGAGCAGGTGATCACCAATCTCGTCCAGAACGCCCGCGATGCCATGGTCGATGGGGGGACCATCACCATCTCGACGCGCAATGTCGCCGAGGAAGAGATCAAGCGGTTCGGCTATGCCGAGATGTCCGAAGGTGACTTCGCTCTCGTCGAAGTTACCGATATCGGCGGCGGCATGCCGGACAGTGTTGCCGAGCGGATCTTCGAGCCGTTTTTCACCACCAAGGAGATCGGCAAGGGAACGGGCCTCGGCCTCTCCATGGTCTACGGCATCGTCAAGCAGTCCGGCGGCTTCATCTTCGTCGACTCGGTCGTCGGCAAGGGGACGACCTTCCGCATCTTCCTTCCCCGGCATTTCCCCTCCGAAGCGGCGCTCGCGAAGGTCGAGGCGGGACCGGTCATCGTGTCCGCCAAGGCCGACCTCTCCGGCACCGCCTCGATCCTCCTCGTCGAGGACGAGGATCATGTGCGGGCCGGCAATGTTCGGGCGCTGAAGATGCGCGGCTACGAGGTGCACGAGGCGGCGTCGGGGGTCGAGGCGCTGGATGTGATGGAACAGCTGGAAGGCCGGATCGACCTGGTCGTCTCCGACGTCGTCATGCCGGAAATGGACGGCCCGACCCTCCTTCGAGAAATGCGGAAGGCGCGGCCGGACCTCAAGTTCATCTTCGTTTCCGGCTATGCCGAGGATGCCTTCGCCAAGAACCTGCCGGAGGGCGAGAAGTTCGGCTTCCTCGCCAAGCCCTTCTCTCTCAGAGATCTCGCCATCGCCGTGAAGGAGATGCTCGACCAGTAG
- a CDS encoding pseudouridine-5'-phosphate glycosidase, which translates to MQNHALFHTSQSVGAALSAGRPVVALESTIITHGMPFPENLETARDVEAIVRAEGAEPATIAVLDGQLHIGLEAGELDQLARRDDAMKLSRADLAFALATGRTGSTTVAATMIAAALAGIGVFATGGIGGVHQGAADSFDISADLEELSRTAVIVVSAGAKAILDLPKTLEVLETKGVPVVGYGCDVFPAFWSRSSGLRAPLRLDTPEAIASFQTMRARLGIGGGILIGNPVPEADEIQTEVIEAYVATALGEARATGISGKAVTPFLLGRMFELSQGQSLKTNIALVQSNARLAARIATAMAAAS; encoded by the coding sequence GTGCAGAATCACGCCCTCTTTCACACTTCCCAGTCCGTCGGCGCGGCGCTTTCCGCCGGACGACCGGTCGTCGCGCTGGAATCCACGATCATCACCCACGGCATGCCCTTCCCCGAAAACCTCGAGACGGCGCGGGACGTCGAGGCGATCGTGCGGGCTGAAGGGGCGGAGCCCGCGACCATCGCGGTTCTGGACGGCCAGCTCCACATTGGTCTCGAGGCGGGCGAGCTCGATCAGCTGGCGCGCCGCGACGATGCCATGAAGCTGTCGCGCGCCGACCTCGCCTTTGCGCTGGCAACCGGCCGCACCGGGTCTACCACCGTCGCGGCGACCATGATCGCGGCAGCTCTGGCCGGCATCGGGGTCTTCGCCACCGGCGGGATCGGCGGTGTCCACCAGGGTGCGGCGGACAGTTTCGACATATCGGCCGATCTCGAAGAGCTGTCCCGCACTGCCGTGATCGTCGTTTCGGCCGGCGCCAAGGCGATTCTCGACCTGCCAAAAACCCTGGAAGTGCTGGAAACGAAGGGCGTACCGGTCGTCGGCTATGGCTGCGACGTCTTCCCCGCCTTCTGGTCGCGGTCATCCGGCCTGCGCGCGCCGCTCCGGCTCGACACGCCGGAGGCCATCGCCTCCTTCCAGACGATGCGTGCCCGACTCGGCATCGGGGGCGGAATACTGATCGGCAATCCTGTCCCCGAAGCCGACGAGATCCAGACCGAGGTGATCGAAGCCTATGTCGCGACCGCGCTCGGCGAAGCCCGGGCGACCGGAATATCGGGCAAGGCGGTAACGCCCTTTCTCCTCGGCCGAATGTTCGAGCTCAGCCAGGGTCAGTCGCTGAAGACGAACATCGCGCTGGTCCAGTCGAACGCCCGCCTTGCCGCCCGCATCGCCACGGCGATGGCAGCCGCCAGTTGA
- a CDS encoding carbohydrate kinase family protein, with translation MDVGRHHIFLAGAAHVDRRGRSSARIRLGASNPGTVVESLGGAIFNAGLALRMFGADVTMMSARGGDLEAGLVEASVASAGIVDHSMVWLDRRTATYTAILDERGDLVAGIADMQLYDLLSGRAYSRRHVRAAMSASEGLILDANLPAGAIDALIQSFAGRPVAAIGVSPSKAVRLGERLGALTLLFLSRAEAASLVEASAATGVALLAELLAESGASRVVITDGPSDVAILDHGTITLQAPPAVARLRDVTGAGDTLAATATLAFIDGWPLIEAVRLGMAAASRRIADGSADPQDCLSAIYAIAAAMTPPRTADNA, from the coding sequence ATGGACGTCGGCCGACACCACATCTTCCTCGCCGGAGCTGCCCATGTCGACCGGCGAGGACGGTCCAGCGCGCGCATCCGGCTCGGCGCGTCCAATCCGGGGACAGTCGTCGAATCGCTCGGCGGCGCAATCTTCAACGCCGGGCTCGCGCTTCGGATGTTCGGGGCCGACGTGACGATGATGTCGGCGCGCGGCGGCGATCTCGAAGCGGGTCTTGTCGAGGCGTCTGTCGCCAGCGCGGGCATCGTCGACCACAGCATGGTCTGGCTGGACCGCCGCACGGCGACCTATACGGCCATCCTCGACGAGCGCGGCGACCTCGTTGCCGGCATTGCCGACATGCAGCTTTACGATCTCCTGTCGGGCAGGGCCTATTCGCGCCGACACGTCCGCGCCGCCATGAGTGCCAGCGAAGGACTGATTCTCGACGCCAACCTGCCGGCGGGCGCGATCGATGCCCTCATCCAGTCCTTTGCCGGACGACCGGTCGCGGCCATCGGCGTCTCGCCCTCGAAGGCGGTCCGTCTCGGGGAACGCCTTGGGGCGCTGACGCTTCTCTTCCTGTCGCGGGCGGAGGCGGCAAGTCTCGTCGAAGCCTCGGCCGCGACCGGCGTCGCCCTGCTTGCCGAACTCCTTGCCGAAAGCGGCGCGAGCCGGGTCGTCATCACCGACGGCCCCTCCGACGTCGCCATCCTCGACCACGGGACGATCACCCTTCAGGCGCCGCCCGCGGTCGCGCGCCTCCGGGACGTCACGGGGGCCGGCGACACGCTCGCCGCCACCGCAACCCTCGCCTTCATCGACGGCTGGCCGCTCATCGAAGCCGTTCGGCTGGGAATGGCGGCGGCGAGCCGGCGCATCGCCGACGGGAGCGCCGATCCGCAGGATTGCCTATCCGCCATATACGCCATCGCCGCAGCCATGACGCCGCCGCGCACCGCCGACAACGCATGA
- the recA gene encoding recombinase RecA, producing the protein MAQKNLRLVEDPSLDKNKALDAALSQIERAFGKGSIMRLGANEKLVEIETISTGSLGLDMALGIGGLPKGRIVEVYGPESSGKTTLALHTIAEAQKKGGICAFVDAEHALDPVYARKLGVDLENLLISQPDTGEQALEIVDTLVRSGAIDVLVVDSVAALTPRAEIEGEMGDSLPGMQARLMSQALRKLTGSISRSKCMVIFINQIRMKIGVMYGSPETTTGGNALKFYASVRLDIRRIGAIKDREEITGNQTRVKVVKNKLAPPFKQVEFDIMYGEGVSKLGELIDLGVKAGIVEKSGAWFSCNSQRLGQGRENAKQFLKDNPDMAADIETAIRQNAGLIAEQLLDDGKASDDDADA; encoded by the coding sequence ATGGCACAGAAAAACCTACGGCTTGTCGAGGATCCATCGTTGGACAAGAATAAAGCACTCGACGCAGCGCTCTCGCAGATCGAACGTGCCTTCGGCAAGGGCTCGATCATGCGGCTCGGCGCCAATGAGAAGCTGGTCGAGATCGAGACGATCTCCACGGGCTCGCTCGGCCTCGACATGGCGCTCGGCATTGGCGGCCTGCCCAAGGGCCGTATCGTCGAGGTCTATGGGCCGGAAAGCTCCGGCAAGACGACTCTGGCACTGCACACCATTGCCGAAGCCCAGAAGAAGGGCGGTATCTGCGCCTTCGTCGATGCCGAGCATGCGCTCGATCCGGTCTATGCCCGAAAGCTCGGCGTCGATCTCGAAAATCTCCTGATCTCGCAGCCCGATACGGGCGAGCAGGCATTGGAGATCGTCGATACGCTGGTGCGCTCCGGCGCAATCGACGTGCTGGTCGTCGATTCGGTCGCGGCGCTGACGCCGCGGGCCGAAATCGAGGGCGAGATGGGCGATTCCCTGCCCGGCATGCAGGCGCGGCTGATGAGCCAGGCGCTGCGCAAGCTCACCGGCTCGATCTCGCGGTCGAAGTGCATGGTGATCTTCATCAACCAGATCCGCATGAAGATCGGCGTGATGTACGGATCGCCCGAAACGACGACCGGCGGCAACGCGCTGAAGTTCTACGCCTCGGTCCGTCTCGACATCCGCCGCATCGGCGCCATCAAGGACCGCGAGGAAATCACCGGCAACCAGACGCGGGTGAAGGTCGTCAAGAACAAGCTGGCCCCGCCCTTCAAGCAGGTCGAGTTCGACATTATGTACGGCGAGGGCGTCTCGAAGCTCGGCGAACTCATTGATCTCGGCGTCAAGGCCGGCATCGTCGAGAAGTCCGGCGCCTGGTTCTCCTGCAACAGCCAGCGCCTCGGCCAGGGTCGCGAGAACGCCAAGCAGTTCCTCAAGGACAATCCGGACATGGCGGCCGACATCGAGACGGCGATCCGCCAGAATGCCGGCCTGATTGCGGAGCAGCTGCTCGACGACGGCAAGGCGAGCGACGACGACGCCGACGCATGA